A genomic window from Flavobacterium phycosphaerae includes:
- a CDS encoding DUF423 domain-containing protein encodes MERKMTSVAALMGMTAIILGAFGAHALKKYLTIEQLGTFETGVKYQLYHALFLLFLGGNSFLADKAKKTLFQLVVFGVFFFSGSIYLLATQSLTHVNFKPIGIITPIGGALLIGAWAFLFWSFAKKKQ; translated from the coding sequence ATGGAAAGAAAAATGACAAGCGTTGCTGCTTTGATGGGAATGACAGCAATAATTTTGGGTGCGTTTGGCGCTCATGCGTTGAAAAAATATTTGACCATTGAGCAGTTGGGTACTTTTGAAACGGGCGTTAAATACCAATTGTATCATGCTTTGTTTTTGCTGTTTTTAGGCGGGAACTCTTTTCTGGCTGACAAAGCCAAAAAAACACTATTTCAACTTGTGGTTTTTGGAGTATTTTTCTTCTCGGGTTCGATTTATTTGTTAGCCACCCAATCGCTAACCCATGTCAACTTTAAACCTATCGGAATTATAACACCTATTGGCGGTGCTTTATTAATAGGGGCTTGGGCGTTTTTGTTTTGGAGTTTTGCCAAAAAGAAGCAATAA
- a CDS encoding DUF3108 domain-containing protein → MKKILFILCTVFLVNSFTANSQAIKSGEKLVFAGSYNMSGLMTQLAQVTMSTETLSTAKNSYLHLSCELSTYSKWDSFFKIRDIYESYVNPQTLKPSLYKRSIDEGGWTKKEKYAFKGNTVNSTAKKRNKPETHKTFTIGAATQDVISMFYKVRTVDFSKFKEGQTQTLMIVFDEKQIPVTLKYMGKETVNAGNLGKKECYKISIGARTDALRGKDKNLFWLTADDKKIPTLLKFSIPVGTGQLALTSASGI, encoded by the coding sequence ATGAAAAAAATACTTTTTATCCTTTGTACTGTTTTCTTGGTGAACTCCTTCACCGCAAATAGTCAAGCCATAAAATCAGGAGAAAAACTGGTTTTTGCCGGCTCTTATAATATGAGTGGATTGATGACACAATTAGCACAGGTAACCATGAGTACCGAAACGTTGTCTACCGCCAAAAACTCCTACCTGCATCTGAGTTGTGAATTATCAACCTACAGCAAATGGGATTCTTTTTTTAAAATAAGAGACATTTATGAGTCGTATGTAAATCCGCAAACGCTGAAACCAAGCTTATACAAAAGAAGCATAGACGAAGGCGGTTGGACCAAAAAAGAGAAATACGCTTTCAAAGGCAACACCGTAAACAGTACCGCTAAAAAAAGAAACAAGCCAGAAACCCATAAAACCTTTACCATTGGAGCCGCTACTCAAGATGTGATTTCCATGTTTTACAAAGTAAGAACCGTAGATTTCAGCAAATTCAAAGAAGGACAAACACAAACCTTAATGATTGTTTTTGATGAAAAACAAATTCCGGTAACTCTAAAATATATGGGAAAAGAAACGGTAAACGCCGGGAATTTAGGCAAAAAAGAATGCTACAAAATTTCTATTGGTGCCCGAACCGATGCTTTGCGCGGTAAAGACAAAAATTTGTTTTGGCTCACTGCCGATGACAAAAAAATCCCGACTTTACTAAAATTCAGTATTCCTGTCGGAACCGGACAACTGGCACTAACCTCAGCCAGCGGCATTTAA
- a CDS encoding saccharopine dehydrogenase family protein — MRNILIIGAGRSASSLIKHLLRKSTQENLNITIGDLSIELAKRKTYNHPNATPIALDINNVEQRQAEIQKADIVISMLPAYMHIEVAKDCITFKKNMVTASYISDEMQSLDEAVKANGLIFMNEVGLDPGIDHMSAMKVIDEIHAKGGKMILFESFCGGLIAPESDDNLWNYKFTWAPRNVVLAGQGGAAKFIQEGKYKYIPYHKLFRRTEFFHVEGYGKFEGYANRDSLKYRSIYGLDDILTLYRGTIRRVGFSKAWNMFVQLGMTDDSYVMENSDTMSYRDFINSFLPFHASDSVELKTRMALGIEQDDIMWDKLMELDIFNAKKIVGLKNATPAQILERILNDSWTLQPDDKDMIVMYHKFGYELNGERKQIDSKMVCIGDDQIYTAMAKTVGLPVAMATLHILNGDIKTPGVQLPIKKEVYEPILNELAAHGIVFNEIEMPYVGYNPDKLMGN; from the coding sequence ATGAGAAACATTTTAATCATAGGAGCCGGGCGCTCCGCATCTTCCCTAATAAAGCATCTTTTAAGAAAATCAACTCAAGAGAACTTAAACATAACCATTGGCGATTTGTCCATCGAATTAGCCAAAAGAAAAACATACAACCATCCTAACGCCACCCCAATTGCTTTAGACATCAATAATGTTGAACAACGTCAAGCCGAAATTCAAAAAGCGGATATCGTAATTTCCATGTTGCCGGCCTACATGCACATTGAAGTGGCCAAAGACTGTATAACCTTCAAAAAAAATATGGTTACAGCTTCTTATATTTCAGATGAAATGCAAAGTTTGGATGAAGCGGTAAAAGCAAACGGACTTATTTTTATGAATGAAGTCGGACTCGACCCGGGCATTGACCACATGAGTGCCATGAAAGTGATTGACGAAATTCACGCCAAAGGCGGTAAAATGATTTTATTCGAGTCGTTTTGCGGCGGTTTGATTGCTCCGGAATCTGATGATAATCTTTGGAATTACAAATTTACCTGGGCTCCCCGAAATGTGGTATTAGCCGGTCAAGGCGGTGCTGCAAAATTCATACAAGAAGGCAAATACAAATATATTCCTTACCACAAATTATTCCGCAGAACGGAGTTCTTTCATGTTGAAGGTTACGGAAAATTTGAAGGCTATGCCAACCGCGATTCATTAAAATACAGAAGCATTTACGGCTTAGATGACATCCTGACGTTGTACCGAGGAACCATCCGAAGAGTTGGTTTTTCTAAAGCTTGGAACATGTTTGTACAATTGGGCATGACTGATGATTCTTATGTAATGGAGAATTCAGACACCATGAGCTACCGCGATTTCATCAATTCCTTTTTACCGTTTCACGCCTCTGACTCGGTCGAATTAAAAACCCGTATGGCCTTGGGCATTGAACAAGACGACATCATGTGGGACAAATTAATGGAACTCGACATCTTTAACGCCAAGAAAATAGTTGGCCTCAAAAACGCCACACCCGCACAAATATTAGAACGCATCTTAAACGACAGCTGGACCTTACAACCGGATGACAAAGACATGATTGTAATGTACCACAAGTTTGGCTACGAACTCAATGGCGAGCGCAAGCAAATCGATTCTAAAATGGTGTGCATTGGTGATGACCAAATTTATACCGCAATGGCCAAAACTGTAGGATTACCGGTGGCTATGGCTACCTTACACATCCTGAACGGCGACATTAAAACCCCGGGTGTGCAATTGCCTATCAAAAAAGAAGTATACGAACCTATTTTAAATGAATTGGCCGCCCACGGTATCGTTTTCAATGAAATCGAAATGCCTTATGTGGGATATAACCCTGATAAGTTGATGGGCAATTAA
- a CDS encoding Lrp/AsnC family transcriptional regulator, whose product MKINQLQIEIDGIDKEILRDLMEDARKPILQIANKIGVSGAAIHQRLRKLEEAGVISGSKFTVNNKVLGYRTMAFIGIYLEKAASNSEAVRELKKIPEVLECHYTTGNWSILIKIICRDNEHLMQLLNKKIQPIEGVSRTETFISLEQQLERQIQL is encoded by the coding sequence ATGAAAATAAACCAGTTACAAATAGAGATAGATGGTATCGACAAAGAAATCCTCCGCGACCTTATGGAAGATGCTCGAAAACCTATTCTACAAATTGCCAATAAAATTGGGGTTTCAGGAGCAGCCATTCACCAACGCCTCCGAAAACTCGAAGAAGCCGGCGTAATTTCGGGCTCTAAGTTTACCGTAAACAACAAAGTCCTGGGGTATCGAACCATGGCTTTCATAGGCATCTACCTGGAGAAAGCCGCCAGCAACTCAGAAGCTGTAAGAGAATTAAAAAAAATTCCGGAAGTGCTGGAATGCCATTACACTACCGGAAATTGGAGTATCCTTATCAAAATTATTTGCCGCGATAACGAGCACTTAATGCAGTTACTCAACAAAAAAATACAGCCTATCGAAGGGGTATCGCGTACCGAAACCTTTATTTCTCTCGAACAACAATTAGAACGACAAATTCAATTATAG
- a CDS encoding HNH endonuclease, whose translation MIRLYGNEEFREIETDIVMKYRYAVSNRGRLISFTNEFRDGNELKGSLADGYKIFRYGKTVNKKRVYKTLFIYKLVAELFIPRTSEDQKHVIHLDYVRNNDTVQNLRWVTREEMMAHHKKSPHVIESKRKLVEHNIKADGKKLTSTSVIRLKKMLNNPERKTRIKMIAKQFGISEMQVHRIKSGENWGHIKV comes from the coding sequence ATGATAAGACTTTACGGAAATGAAGAATTTCGGGAAATCGAAACCGATATCGTCATGAAATACAGGTACGCGGTTTCCAACAGAGGAAGACTGATTAGTTTTACCAATGAATTTAGAGACGGGAATGAGTTAAAAGGCTCTTTGGCTGACGGCTACAAGATTTTTCGTTACGGGAAAACGGTAAACAAAAAAAGAGTCTACAAGACGCTTTTTATTTACAAACTGGTAGCGGAATTATTTATTCCGAGAACCTCCGAAGACCAAAAGCATGTGATTCATTTAGACTATGTTCGCAACAACGATACCGTTCAAAACTTGCGATGGGTAACCCGGGAGGAAATGATGGCACACCATAAAAAGAGTCCCCATGTAATTGAATCCAAACGCAAGCTGGTAGAACACAACATCAAAGCTGACGGTAAAAAACTAACTTCTACCAGTGTCATCCGCCTGAAAAAAATGCTGAATAACCCTGAAAGAAAGACTCGCATTAAAATGATAGCCAAGCAATTTGGGATAAGCGAAATGCAGGTACACCGTATTAAGAGCGGCGAGAATTGGGGGCATATTAAGGTATAG
- a CDS encoding zinc metallopeptidase, with product MLGYYLLIGLIALVSFAVSSKLKSKFEEYSHISLRNGLSGAEIATQMLHDNGIYDVKVISVEGQLTDHYNPADKTVNLSEAVYNQRNAAAAAVAAHECGHAVQHAQAYNMLQLRSQLVPLVNISSSLSQWLIFGGLILGAAAHIGFGFYIAVAGLILMAIATAFSFITLPVEYDASNRALAWLKNKNMLSQQEYAGAEDALKWAARTYVVAAIGALASLLYWALQVFGDRR from the coding sequence ATGTTAGGATACTATTTATTAATCGGACTTATAGCTTTGGTAAGCTTTGCGGTTAGCTCAAAACTAAAGAGCAAATTTGAGGAGTACTCACACATTAGCCTGCGCAACGGCCTAAGTGGTGCCGAAATTGCCACTCAAATGTTACACGACAACGGTATTTATGATGTCAAAGTCATCTCGGTTGAAGGCCAATTAACCGATCATTACAACCCTGCCGACAAAACGGTCAACCTTAGTGAAGCGGTATACAATCAACGAAATGCGGCGGCGGCTGCCGTGGCGGCTCACGAATGCGGTCATGCCGTGCAACACGCCCAAGCTTATAATATGCTGCAATTGCGCTCCCAGTTGGTGCCTTTGGTTAACATATCCTCCTCCTTATCGCAATGGTTAATTTTTGGTGGATTGATTTTGGGGGCCGCTGCTCACATTGGTTTTGGGTTTTATATAGCCGTAGCCGGTTTGATTTTGATGGCCATTGCCACCGCTTTCAGTTTCATTACCCTGCCGGTAGAATATGACGCCAGCAACCGGGCTTTGGCTTGGTTAAAAAATAAAAACATGCTGAGCCAACAAGAATATGCCGGTGCCGAGGATGCTTTGAAATGGGCCGCTCGTACTTATGTAGTGGCTGCTATCGGGGCTTTGGCTTCGCTCTTGTATTGGGCGTTGCAAGTGTTTGGCGACCGAAGATAA
- the leuS gene encoding leucine--tRNA ligase: MKYFHEQIEAKWQQYWAQNQTFAASNNSDKPKYYVLDMFPYPSGAGLHVGHPLGYIASDIVARFKRHKGFNVLHPQGYDSFGLPAEQYAIQTGQHPEKTTRENIARYREQLDKIGFSFDWSREVRTSNPDYYKHTQWIFIQLFNSWYNLATDKAEDISELVAIFEKAGNATIHAVCDDNTEIFFPSDWNSYSEEKKQQILLQYRLTYLAETEVNWCPALGTVLANDEIVNGVSERGGHPVIRKKMTQWSMRISAYAERLLQGLETIDWSESIKESQRNWIGKSIGAEVRFNIQHSTSNISVFTTRPDTIFGVTFMTLAPEHELVAEITTPEQKEAVDAYIEATAKRSERERMADVKTISGVFTGAYAIHPFTHDLIPVWIGDYVLAGYGTGAVMAVPCGDERDYAFANFFKGQNGMPEIKNIFNQDISQEAYAAKDGFELVNSDFLNGLGYKEGTKKIIAELERIHQGKGKTNYRLRDAVFSRQRYWGEPFPVYYVNGLPQMIAAEHLPIVLPEVEKYLPTEDGQPPLGNSTKWAWSTVENKVVENDTIDHETVFPLELNTMPGWAGSSWYWMRYMDAQNEGEFASADALKYWENVDLYIGGSEHATGHLLYSRFWNKFLKDKGYAPTEEPFKKLINQGMILGMSAIVYRISGTNKYVSKNLKKDYETEELRVDVNIVNASDEIDLNKLREWLPEFKNAEFILENGKYIVGREVEKMSKRWYNVVNPDDICNDYGADTLRLYEMFLGPLEQAKPWNTAGITGVSGFLKKLWRLYFDDNGLIVTNDEPTADMYKTLHKTIKKVTEDIENFSFNTSVSQFMICVNELASQKCNHRKILEPLAVVISPYAPHIAEELWAQLGHQVSISTVAFPICEEKYLVESEKEYPVSFNGKMRFTIKLPLDLTVAQIQEIVLADERTIKQLEGRTPNKVIIVPGKVINLVG, from the coding sequence ATGAAATATTTCCACGAACAAATCGAAGCCAAATGGCAACAGTATTGGGCACAAAACCAAACCTTTGCCGCCAGTAATAATTCTGATAAACCTAAGTACTATGTCCTCGACATGTTTCCTTATCCTTCGGGAGCGGGTCTGCACGTTGGGCATCCGCTGGGCTATATCGCTTCCGATATCGTGGCACGTTTCAAACGTCACAAAGGTTTTAATGTGTTGCATCCGCAAGGGTATGATTCTTTCGGTTTACCGGCGGAACAATATGCTATTCAAACGGGGCAACATCCTGAGAAAACCACCCGCGAAAACATTGCCCGCTACCGTGAGCAATTGGATAAAATCGGGTTCTCATTCGATTGGAGCCGTGAAGTACGCACTTCCAACCCCGATTATTACAAACACACGCAATGGATTTTCATTCAACTCTTCAACTCGTGGTACAACTTAGCCACCGATAAAGCGGAAGACATCTCTGAGTTGGTAGCCATTTTTGAAAAAGCCGGTAATGCTACCATTCATGCTGTTTGTGATGACAATACTGAAATCTTTTTCCCTTCCGATTGGAATTCCTATTCCGAAGAGAAAAAACAACAAATACTATTGCAATACCGCTTAACCTATTTGGCCGAAACCGAAGTCAACTGGTGTCCGGCATTAGGAACTGTTTTGGCGAACGACGAAATTGTAAACGGCGTTTCCGAACGCGGCGGGCATCCGGTGATTCGCAAAAAAATGACCCAATGGTCGATGCGCATTTCTGCCTATGCCGAAAGATTATTGCAAGGCTTAGAAACCATCGACTGGAGCGAATCCATCAAAGAATCACAAAGAAACTGGATTGGAAAAAGCATTGGTGCCGAAGTTCGATTCAACATTCAACATTCAACATCCAACATTTCAGTTTTCACCACTCGTCCCGACACGATATTCGGAGTAACGTTTATGACCTTGGCTCCTGAGCACGAATTGGTAGCTGAAATCACTACACCCGAGCAAAAAGAAGCGGTTGATGCCTATATAGAAGCTACCGCCAAACGTTCCGAAAGAGAGCGTATGGCTGATGTGAAAACCATTTCCGGAGTATTCACAGGGGCGTATGCCATACATCCTTTTACTCATGACCTTATTCCGGTTTGGATAGGCGATTATGTATTGGCGGGTTACGGAACCGGAGCCGTTATGGCCGTACCGTGTGGCGACGAAAGAGATTATGCGTTTGCTAATTTCTTTAAAGGACAAAACGGCATGCCTGAAATCAAAAACATTTTCAATCAAGATATTTCACAAGAAGCCTATGCTGCTAAAGACGGATTTGAGTTGGTAAACTCTGATTTCTTAAACGGATTAGGCTATAAAGAAGGCACGAAAAAAATTATAGCCGAATTAGAACGAATTCACCAAGGCAAAGGCAAAACCAACTATCGTTTGCGCGATGCGGTGTTCTCCCGTCAACGCTATTGGGGCGAACCGTTCCCGGTATACTATGTAAACGGCTTGCCACAGATGATTGCCGCAGAACATTTGCCAATTGTTCTTCCTGAAGTAGAAAAATATTTACCTACTGAAGACGGGCAGCCGCCATTAGGAAACTCCACCAAATGGGCTTGGTCAACCGTTGAAAATAAAGTTGTAGAGAATGACACTATTGACCACGAAACGGTATTCCCGTTAGAGCTCAACACCATGCCGGGTTGGGCAGGTAGCTCGTGGTATTGGATGCGTTATATGGATGCGCAAAACGAAGGCGAATTTGCCTCGGCAGATGCCCTGAAATACTGGGAAAACGTAGACTTGTATATTGGTGGAAGCGAACACGCTACCGGGCACTTATTGTACTCCCGTTTTTGGAACAAATTCTTAAAAGACAAAGGCTACGCCCCAACCGAAGAACCATTCAAAAAGTTGATTAACCAAGGGATGATTTTAGGGATGAGTGCGATTGTTTACAGAATATCTGGGACAAATAAATACGTTTCTAAAAATCTTAAAAAAGATTATGAAACAGAAGAATTGAGAGTTGATGTAAATATTGTAAATGCTTCTGATGAGATTGATTTAAATAAATTAAGAGAGTGGTTGCCAGAATTTAAAAATGCAGAATTTATTTTAGAAAATGGTAAATACATTGTAGGTCGTGAAGTTGAGAAGATGTCTAAACGTTGGTACAATGTCGTTAATCCAGATGACATCTGTAACGATTATGGTGCCGATACGTTGCGTTTATACGAAATGTTCTTGGGTCCGTTAGAGCAGGCCAAACCTTGGAACACCGCCGGAATTACCGGAGTGTCGGGCTTCCTGAAAAAGTTATGGCGCTTGTATTTTGACGACAACGGACTAATCGTGACCAACGACGAGCCAACGGCTGATATGTACAAAACCCTACACAAAACCATCAAAAAAGTGACCGAGGATATCGAGAATTTCTCGTTCAATACTTCGGTGTCGCAGTTTATGATTTGTGTAAACGAATTGGCTTCGCAAAAATGCAACCACCGTAAAATCCTTGAACCTTTGGCCGTGGTCATTTCGCCTTATGCCCCGCATATCGCTGAGGAACTTTGGGCACAATTAGGACACCAAGTGTCAATTTCAACCGTGGCGTTCCCTATTTGTGAAGAAAAATACTTGGTCGAATCGGAAAAAGAATACCCGGTTTCGTTTAACGGTAAAATGCGTTTCACCATCAAATTGCCGTTGGATTTAACCGTAGCGCAAATACAGGAAATTGTATTGGCCGACGAGCGCACCATCAAGCAATTGGAAGGCAGAACCCCGAATAAAGTCATCATCGTACCGGGCAAAGTGATTAACTTGGTAGGATAA
- a CDS encoding DUF3098 domain-containing protein — MKDNEQKPDFLFDKVNYKILLIGIAVIGVGFILMSGGGSDDPKVWNDAVFNFRRIRLAPTVVLIGFGITIYAIFKKSKTA, encoded by the coding sequence ATGAAAGATAACGAGCAAAAACCGGATTTCCTTTTTGACAAGGTAAACTACAAAATATTATTAATAGGGATTGCCGTGATTGGCGTTGGCTTCATTTTGATGAGTGGCGGCGGCAGTGATGACCCGAAAGTGTGGAACGATGCGGTTTTCAACTTCAGAAGGATTCGCTTGGCTCCAACCGTAGTTTTGATTGGGTTTGGAATTACGATTTATGCCATTTTCAAAAAATCTAAAACAGCCTAA
- a CDS encoding undecaprenyl-diphosphate phosphatase, with protein sequence MDYIQAVVLAIIEGITEFLPISSTGHMIIASSFFGIAHDDFTKLFTVVIQLGAILSVVVLYFKRFFQTLDFYFKLLVAFIPAVVFGLLFSKKIDALLENPVTVAVSLLLGGIILLKVDDWFTDKEETQETEKISYATALKIGLFQCLAMIPGVSRSGASIIGGMSQKLSRTTAAEFSFFLAVPTMLGATVKKCYDYYKDGFVLSHDQINFLIVGNVVAFIVAMLAIKSFIGYLSKHGFKMFGYYRIVAGLAILIIHFFVLQLTTI encoded by the coding sequence ATGGATTACATTCAAGCCGTTGTACTGGCTATTATTGAAGGCATCACCGAGTTTTTACCGATTTCTTCTACGGGGCACATGATTATTGCTTCTTCGTTTTTTGGGATTGCTCATGACGATTTTACCAAATTATTTACCGTGGTCATTCAGTTGGGTGCCATTCTATCGGTAGTGGTTTTGTATTTCAAGCGCTTTTTTCAAACCCTTGATTTTTATTTCAAATTGCTGGTCGCTTTTATACCGGCGGTGGTTTTCGGGTTGCTATTCAGCAAAAAGATTGACGCTTTGTTGGAAAATCCGGTAACAGTAGCGGTATCGCTTTTGCTGGGCGGTATCATTTTACTTAAAGTAGATGATTGGTTTACTGATAAAGAGGAAACACAGGAAACTGAAAAAATAAGTTATGCTACCGCTTTAAAAATTGGATTGTTTCAATGTTTGGCCATGATTCCCGGTGTTTCCCGAAGTGGTGCTAGTATCATTGGCGGTATGTCACAAAAACTATCGCGAACAACAGCAGCGGAATTTTCATTTTTCTTAGCTGTACCTACTATGTTGGGAGCCACCGTTAAAAAATGTTATGATTACTACAAAGACGGTTTTGTATTGTCACACGATCAAATCAACTTTTTGATAGTGGGTAATGTCGTGGCTTTTATAGTGGCGATGTTGGCCATCAAATCGTTCATCGGGTACTTGTCTAAACACGGCTTTAAAATGTTTGGGTATTACCGAATTGTGGCTGGTTTGGCCATTCTTATTATTCATTTCTTCGTATTACAACTAACCACCATCTAA
- the truB gene encoding tRNA pseudouridine(55) synthase TruB, which translates to MTAEDFLEGQVLLIDKPLTWSSFQAVNKLKYILKRKYDLPKKFKIGHAGTLDPLATGLLIVCTGKFTKKITEIQGQAKEYTGTITVGATTPSYDMETEVDATFPTEHITEALLLETVKQFLGEIDQKPPVFSAIKKDGIRLYEHARAGEEVEIQARKTTIHEFEITRIALPEIDFRVKCSKGTYIRSLAFDFGKALHSGGYLSVLRRTKIGITPLLMVLLLLNLKNNLLKTKHQVHNFLLD; encoded by the coding sequence ATGACTGCCGAAGATTTCTTAGAAGGGCAAGTGCTTTTGATTGACAAGCCGCTAACCTGGTCTTCCTTTCAGGCGGTTAATAAGTTGAAATACATCCTGAAACGAAAGTACGATCTTCCGAAGAAATTTAAGATTGGTCATGCGGGCACTTTAGACCCATTGGCTACCGGTTTACTGATTGTTTGCACCGGAAAGTTTACCAAAAAAATCACAGAAATTCAGGGCCAAGCCAAAGAATATACCGGAACCATTACGGTGGGAGCAACAACGCCTTCCTATGATATGGAAACGGAAGTGGATGCCACCTTCCCAACGGAACATATTACGGAAGCTTTACTTTTAGAAACGGTCAAGCAGTTTTTAGGCGAAATCGATCAAAAACCGCCCGTGTTTTCGGCTATAAAGAAAGACGGCATACGGTTATACGAACATGCTCGTGCCGGAGAAGAAGTTGAAATTCAGGCGCGCAAAACCACCATACACGAATTTGAAATTACGCGAATTGCTTTACCCGAAATTGACTTCAGAGTCAAATGCAGCAAAGGCACTTATATTCGTTCTTTAGCTTTTGACTTTGGAAAAGCATTGCATTCTGGTGGGTACTTATCTGTTTTAAGAAGAACTAAAATCGGGATTACTCCGTTGCTGATGGTACTACTCCTGCTGAATTTGAAAAACAACTTACTCAAGACTAAGCATCAAGTCCATAATTTCCTGTTGGATTGA
- a CDS encoding thioredoxin family protein, which translates to MKAIIEQSLLKSITYTEYRNRVTTLFAEGKVTGNEQSEALLHYTELNETRMNRLEKTIKISEDIAAKLEYLNRDYIWLLISEGWCGDSAQIVPVIHKMAELSTHIDLRIVFRDENEVLMNLFLTNGTKSVPKLIVLDKNTLEVLGDFGPRPQGAIQLILDYKAQHGVVDEKGKSELHLWYFHDKGLSIQQEIMDLMLSLE; encoded by the coding sequence ATGAAAGCTATTATCGAGCAAAGTTTACTCAAAAGCATTACATATACCGAATACAGAAACCGCGTCACTACTTTGTTTGCAGAAGGGAAAGTAACCGGAAATGAGCAATCGGAAGCTTTGTTGCACTATACCGAATTGAATGAAACGCGCATGAACCGTTTAGAGAAAACCATAAAAATTTCTGAAGACATTGCAGCCAAACTGGAGTACTTAAATCGCGACTATATTTGGTTGCTTATCTCCGAAGGTTGGTGTGGCGACTCAGCACAAATTGTTCCGGTTATTCATAAAATGGCGGAGCTTTCGACCCACATCGATTTAAGAATTGTTTTTCGGGATGAAAACGAAGTGCTGATGAATTTATTTTTAACCAACGGCACCAAGTCTGTTCCGAAACTAATTGTTTTAGATAAAAATACTTTGGAAGTTTTGGGTGATTTTGGGCCAAGACCTCAAGGAGCCATACAACTCATTCTAGACTATAAAGCACAACATGGGGTAGTAGATGAAAAAGGAAAATCTGAATTGCACCTATGGTATTTTCACGACAAAGGATTGTCAATCCAACAGGAAATTATGGACTTGATGCTTAGTCTTGAGTAA
- the pyrH gene encoding UMP kinase, translating to MKYKRILLKLSGEALMGERQYGIDPKILAEYADEIKQIHDKGVEIAIVIGGGNIFRGVAGASNGMDRVQGDYMGMLATVINGMALQGALEDKGMLTRLQTALKIEAIAEPYIKRRAVRHLEKGRIVIFGAGTGNPYFTTDTAAVLRGVEVDADVILKGTRVDGIYDADPEKNPNAVKFDSISFEDVIKKGLNVMDSTAFTLSQENELPIVVFDMNKKGNLIKICEGENIGTVVKI from the coding sequence ATGAAATACAAAAGAATTCTTCTAAAACTAAGCGGCGAAGCATTGATGGGCGAAAGACAATATGGAATCGACCCCAAAATACTAGCCGAATACGCTGATGAAATCAAACAAATTCATGACAAAGGCGTTGAAATTGCCATTGTGATTGGTGGCGGAAATATTTTTAGAGGAGTAGCCGGAGCCAGTAACGGTATGGACCGTGTGCAAGGGGATTATATGGGAATGTTAGCTACCGTGATTAACGGAATGGCATTACAAGGAGCCCTGGAAGATAAAGGCATGTTGACGCGCTTGCAAACCGCTTTAAAAATAGAAGCTATAGCCGAACCTTATATCAAAAGAAGAGCCGTTCGTCATTTGGAAAAAGGAAGAATTGTTATTTTTGGAGCCGGAACCGGAAATCCGTATTTCACTACTGATACAGCTGCCGTTTTGCGTGGTGTAGAAGTTGATGCCGATGTGATTTTGAAAGGAACCCGTGTAGACGGTATTTATGATGCTGATCCGGAGAAAAATCCAAATGCCGTGAAATTTGACAGCATTTCTTTTGAAGATGTTATCAAAAAAGGATTAAATGTTATGGATTCGACTGCCTTTACTTTAAGTCAGGAAAATGAATTACCGATAGTAGTTTTTGACATGAACAAAAAAGGAAATCTAATCAAAATTTGCGAAGGCGAAAATATAGGAACCGTAGTTAAAATATAA